Genomic window (Campylobacter sp. RM16704):
TAACTGAACTTGTAAAAAATCAAGCTTTTGTTTTTTAAGAAAAAAAGCATTTTCTAAAGATTTTGCCTTGGCTAAATTTTGTAAATAATCAATTTTGTTTTGGTATAATTTAAGATGGTTTAATATTTGATTTTTTAATCGCATACTAAGCTCATCAAGTCCTTGCTCTAGACTTAATTTATTAGGAAAGATCATATCAATAGCCGCACTTGGAGTTGGTGCTCTTAAATCTGCTACAAAATCACTAATAACATAATCTATCTCATGCCCAATAGCAGAAACAATAGGAGTTTTTAAAGAAAAAATACATCTTGCAAGTTCTTCATCATTAAAACAAAACAAATCCTCTCTACTTCCACCACCTCTTGCTAAAACAATTGCATCTAGGCTATATTCATCTGCTTTCTTTAAAGCATTTATCAAAGAATTTGGAGCACTTTGCCCTTGAGTAAGAGCATTAAAAATAGTTATTTTGCAAAGATTATATTCTTTCTGCGAAATCAGCTTTAACATATCTTGCAAGGCTGCTGAAGTAAAAGAAGTTATTATACCTATCTTTTTAGGAAATTTAACAATATTTTTTTTTAAGCTAGTATCAAACAAGCCCTCTTTCTCAAGCTTTTCTTTTAGAGCTAAAAATTTAGCTTCTAAATCTCCAAAACTTGTTTTTTGCATACTTTTAGCAATAAATTGATACTTACCACTTGCTTCATATAAACTTACATAGCCCCTAAGGTCAAGCATATCACCCACTTTAGGTTTAGCTTGTACAAATTGATTAAAGCCTTTAAACATTACACAAGCTATGCTTGACTTTTCATCTTTTAAGTCAAAATACCAATGTCCAGAATTATGGATAGTAATCTTAGAAATTTCTCCACTTAATTCTATGTCATCAAGATGAAATTCTAATAGACTTTTAGCTTTTAAATTAAGTTCTGAAACTTTCATTTTTTTCTTGCAATAAACATAGAGCATACACCAAAGCTAAAGCTTTTATACTCCAGTATTTCAAAATGTTCGCTCAATTCTTTAATAAAGTCTTCTTTACTTAAAAAATCTTCTATAGAATTTGGTAAATACTCATATGCACTATAATTTTTACTAATAAATCCACCTATTCTTGGCAAAATATTCTTTAAATAAAAATCTCTAAAATTTGCTACAAAGCCTCCTTGTTCTCTTTTAGTAAATTCAAGTACAAGTAAAATTCCATTTTTTTTCAATACTCGTGCAAATTCCTTTATAGCCTCTTTTCTATCTACTACATTACGTATGCCATAGCTTATACTTATAACATCTGCACTTTCATTTTCAAGTGGAAGATCTTGTGCTTTTGCTTGTATAAAAGCTGCATTCGGGATTTTTTTCTTCGCCACTTCAAGCATACCTGCACTTGGATCTATACCTTTGATACTAATAATATTTTTATTTGATTTTAAAGCTTGATTTTGCCATTCTATAATCATATCACCTGTGCCACAAGCTACATCTATAACATCGAGCTCGTTATTAGAGTACTTAAAAACACTCAAACAAGCTTTCCTTCTCCAACTTACATCAGTACCAAAACTTAAAATTCTATTAGCTTTATCATAAGTTGGTGCTATATCATCAAACATTTTGACTATTTTTTCTTGTTTTTGCATGTTTTTCCTAGCTATATATTTTTAATTTTTTAGTATTTTTGTTAATTCTTTTAATTACTTTATTATATTTAAGAAGAATTTTTTCTGAATAACTATAGTCAAAATAAGACTTTAATCTACTAATACTTTTTTCTTCAAACATTGTTGCAAAATAGTATAACAAAAAATTTATTCTATCCAATTCTTTTTTAAGATCCATTTGTGATTGTACAATTTTTTTCTTTAAAAAAACCAATTCTCTTCTTAACTTAAAAGCTATTAAACGCTTTAAAATCTGTTCTTTTTCTCCTTGATAAAAATTACAATCATTCTTTAAAATAAATTCCAAGTCAAAAAAAATATTATCAATTTTTTTATCACTTAAAACAAAAACATATTTTTCTAAGTCGATTTTTTGTGTTTTATTTATATCAATTTGTTCTGTTAAGGCTAAAAAAATATTTTTAAGTTTTTCCATAATGTTTTTTTCAAAAATATTATGGAAAATTTCTAAAAAAATATTGATTTGATAAAGACTTAAAGAGAATTGTTTGATAGAATTTATATTTACATTTTGCAAGAATTGATTTTTTTCATTTTTTAATCTTTTTAAAAGAATGAAAAGTAAAATTTTACAAGCCACAAAGCTTTGAATTTGACTTGGAAAATTTAAATCAATATTTTCTTGCTTATCTAAAATTTTAATGATTTTAGTACTATTAAAAAATTTGGAAAAATCTCCATATAATGCTAAATTTTTAGTATAAAATTTTTCATCGTCTGTAATTTCTTTAAAATTATTAAAAAAAAGAGGTAGATTATATTGCTTCGCCTTTTCAAAAGTAGGAAAAATAATCTTTAAAATTACCAAATCTTGCAAATTATTCTTAAATTTATAAATATAAAATTTTAAATCATTAATTTCAAAACCAATTCTAGTTTTATTGATAATACTGCCTATGGATTTTTTATATTGACGTTGAAAATCTTTTTTAGAAACTTTACAAGTCTTTTTATCTAGAATATCATGTAGTTTATAAAGTGAAAACTGATAATAATTTTGATTTATTTTTTTATATTTAATATCACAAAAAGGACTTATACGCGTAAAAAAAACACGTATTTTGTCCTTAGAATAAACAATCTTTTCTTTTTTTAAAATTTTTAAAAAATCATCATTTGGGAGTAAAAAGCGTCTTTGAACTTCATAAACCATTTTATTTTTTGCAATTTTTGCAACCATTTACATAAGCAAATACACCTAAATAATCAATAATATTTCCTATTTTTTTTTCAAGATTTTCTTGATATTGGCTAAGTCCACTATCTTCGTAACATACATCCTCTATATGATTACATTTATTACAAACCACATGAATATGAGGATATTCATAAATGTCATAACAAGTTTTTTGATTTAGAGTATTAATTTCTACTACTAAACCCTGCTCTTTTAGAGTATTTAAATTTTTATACACTGTAGCTAAAGAAATCGATGGATATTCTTCTTTAATACTTTCATACAAAGATTCGATATTAGGATGTTCATGGCGTTGTAAAATTTTTAAAATGCAAAGTCTTTGTGGAGTAGCTTTTAAATCACAATTTTTAAGCATTTGAATAAGTTCCATAATAATTCTCCCATATTTTTTACTTAGTATAACAATTTTTTTATAAAAAAATAATTATATTAAAGGATATTTTTTATCTTTTAATAAAGTTTAATTTTTTGGCATATTGAATTTACATCAAGTTCTAAAAATTGTTCTACTTCGCTAGTTTTACCATGAGTTATAAAATGATCTTCATATTCAAAACTTACTAATTTTATATGATGTAAGTTTTCTCTTTGCAAAAAACTAGCTATTAAACTAGTCACACCACCTATTTTAACATTATCTGAAAAAACAAACCAAGTTTTTGTGTTTTTAGCTAATTGCTTTAAAAGATCTTCATCTAATGGTTTTACAAAAACCAAATCCACCAAGCTTGCATAATTTTTTCCTATTTCATCCAATACAAGCTTTGCTTTTCCCACACCTTGTCCAAAACCCAAAAAAATTTTATCACTATGTTCTTTAGATAAAATTTGAGCTTTACCCAGTTTAATTTCGCAAGGAATAAAGTCATTATTTAACAAAAAACTTCCTCTAGGATAACGAAAAGCAAAAACACCTTGGTGAAAATAAGCATATTCCATAATTTTTTCCATCATAGCTTCATCTCTTGGAGCAGCAATAGTAATATTTGGAATAGCACTTAAAAAGCTTACATCAAAGACACCTTGGTGAGTTTCTCCATCTTCTCCTACAATACCTGCTCTATCCATTGCAATAACCACATCTAAATTCATAATTGCACAATCATGAATAACTTGATCATATGCTCTTTGCATAAATGTACTATAAATAGCTATATAAGGTTTAAAACCCTCTTTAGCCATAGCTGCCATTGAAGTGACTGCGTGTTGTTCTGCTATAGCTACATCCCAAAAGCGTTCCGGATATTTTTCTATTAATTTATCAAGTCCAGTGCCACTTGGCATAGCAGCAGTAACACCAACTATGTTTTCATATTTTTGAG
Coding sequences:
- the xseA gene encoding exodeoxyribonuclease VII large subunit produces the protein MKVSELNLKAKSLLEFHLDDIELSGEISKITIHNSGHWYFDLKDEKSSIACVMFKGFNQFVQAKPKVGDMLDLRGYVSLYEASGKYQFIAKSMQKTSFGDLEAKFLALKEKLEKEGLFDTSLKKNIVKFPKKIGIITSFTSAALQDMLKLISQKEYNLCKITIFNALTQGQSAPNSLINALKKADEYSLDAIVLARGGGSREDLFCFNDEELARCIFSLKTPIVSAIGHEIDYVISDFVADLRAPTPSAAIDMIFPNKLSLEQGLDELSMRLKNQILNHLKLYQNKIDYLQNLAKAKSLENAFFLKKQKLDFLQVQLKSVLNLKLLNYENKLDNFEELLVQHKNFFDKSKNLINLQKDGKNISLEKLKKGDIIKLCSINKSKEAQIL
- the ubiE gene encoding bifunctional demethylmenaquinone methyltransferase/2-methoxy-6-polyprenyl-1,4-benzoquinol methylase UbiE — translated: MQKQEKIVKMFDDIAPTYDKANRILSFGTDVSWRRKACLSVFKYSNNELDVIDVACGTGDMIIEWQNQALKSNKNIISIKGIDPSAGMLEVAKKKIPNAAFIQAKAQDLPLENESADVISISYGIRNVVDRKEAIKEFARVLKKNGILLVLEFTKREQGGFVANFRDFYLKNILPRIGGFISKNYSAYEYLPNSIEDFLSKEDFIKELSEHFEILEYKSFSFGVCSMFIARKK
- a CDS encoding metal-dependent phosphatase; the encoded protein is MVAKIAKNKMVYEVQRRFLLPNDDFLKILKKEKIVYSKDKIRVFFTRISPFCDIKYKKINQNYYQFSLYKLHDILDKKTCKVSKKDFQRQYKKSIGSIINKTRIGFEINDLKFYIYKFKNNLQDLVILKIIFPTFEKAKQYNLPLFFNNFKEITDDEKFYTKNLALYGDFSKFFNSTKIIKILDKQENIDLNFPSQIQSFVACKILLFILLKRLKNEKNQFLQNVNINSIKQFSLSLYQINIFLEIFHNIFEKNIMEKLKNIFLALTEQIDINKTQKIDLEKYVFVLSDKKIDNIFFDLEFILKNDCNFYQGEKEQILKRLIAFKLRRELVFLKKKIVQSQMDLKKELDRINFLLYYFATMFEEKSISRLKSYFDYSYSEKILLKYNKVIKRINKNTKKLKIYS
- the perR gene encoding peroxide-responsive transcriptional repressor PerR — encoded protein: MELIQMLKNCDLKATPQRLCILKILQRHEHPNIESLYESIKEEYPSISLATVYKNLNTLKEQGLVVEINTLNQKTCYDIYEYPHIHVVCNKCNHIEDVCYEDSGLSQYQENLEKKIGNIIDYLGVFAYVNGCKNCKK